A window of the [Chlorobium] sp. 445 genome harbors these coding sequences:
- a CDS encoding alkaline phosphatase, whose product MKHVFKSSLFVASALMMLLVQHAAAQLSPTVLGSWGTGLYRSSDPRSAEILAYDAPSRRLFVVNSVSNNVLILDFSNPALPRLIDSVRFTTGSPNSIDIRNGVLAVAVDSTNRQAPGRVFFYRAATAGATATALASVQVGALPDMLTFTADGRFVLVANEGEPNNYNAGNIDPEGSVSIIEIPSAGAQAITQANVRTVDFRSLNGQETALRARGVRIFGPRATVAQDLEPEYITVQGDTAYVVCQENNAIALVRISTASLIGIRGLGLKNHNLAGFGLDPSDRDGAGGTGAINIAPRPVFGIYQPDGIASYVVGGQTFVVTANEGDARDGYAGTNEPEIRGGAASVRLDPAVFGDTSRTTGIRRDSLLGRLQISIALPDTTPAGLYRSLQCFGGRSFSIFRVERDSLVRVYDSGDDFERITAARFPANFNATNTSNALDNRSDDKGPEPEDVKIARIGDSTYAFIGLERIGGVMIYNITSPTAPRFVAYINNRNFSVTPGASTVLSGAVAGPVAADRVGDLGAEGLLIIPGNLSPNSRPLLVVANEVSGTVTTIQLSATASVEQLAEVMPKGFALEQNYPNPFNPTTTIRYSLPQAAQVSLKVYDILGREVAQLVNMRQAAGVYVAQFNAANLPSGMYFYRLEAGSYRETRKMMLVK is encoded by the coding sequence ATGAAACACGTTTTCAAATCTTCACTTTTTGTTGCAAGCGCATTGATGATGTTGCTTGTACAGCATGCAGCAGCGCAACTTTCGCCCACAGTGCTCGGTTCTTGGGGCACGGGACTCTATCGTAGTTCTGATCCACGTTCTGCTGAAATTCTGGCTTATGATGCCCCATCACGTCGCTTGTTTGTGGTCAATAGTGTCAGCAATAATGTGCTTATTTTGGATTTCAGTAATCCAGCATTGCCACGCTTGATTGACTCCGTTCGTTTTACAACAGGTTCGCCCAACAGCATTGATATTCGTAATGGAGTTTTGGCTGTGGCTGTGGATTCCACGAATCGTCAGGCGCCGGGCAGAGTCTTTTTCTATCGTGCCGCAACAGCAGGTGCAACTGCAACAGCGTTAGCATCAGTGCAAGTAGGGGCACTGCCCGATATGCTCACCTTTACCGCCGATGGTCGGTTTGTGTTAGTTGCCAATGAAGGTGAACCCAACAACTACAATGCCGGCAACATCGATCCTGAGGGCTCTGTGAGCATCATTGAAATTCCAAGTGCGGGGGCGCAAGCTATTACGCAAGCAAACGTGCGTACTGTAGATTTCCGATCACTCAACGGACAAGAAACGGCACTGCGCGCTCGTGGCGTACGCATCTTTGGACCACGTGCGACCGTTGCGCAAGACTTAGAGCCTGAATACATCACCGTGCAAGGTGACACGGCTTATGTGGTCTGCCAAGAAAATAATGCTATCGCACTGGTGCGCATCAGCACAGCGTCGCTTATTGGTATTCGTGGTTTAGGCTTGAAGAACCATAACTTAGCAGGCTTTGGTCTCGACCCTAGCGACCGTGATGGCGCAGGCGGTACAGGTGCAATCAACATCGCACCGCGTCCTGTGTTCGGCATCTATCAACCTGATGGTATTGCATCCTATGTGGTCGGTGGACAAACCTTTGTTGTAACGGCAAATGAAGGTGATGCGCGCGATGGATACGCAGGTACAAATGAACCAGAGATACGTGGCGGTGCGGCAAGTGTCCGTTTAGACCCTGCAGTGTTTGGTGACACCTCACGCACGACAGGCATTCGCCGTGATTCACTGTTAGGGCGATTGCAGATTTCTATTGCTTTGCCTGACACTACGCCAGCAGGACTCTACCGCAGCCTGCAATGCTTTGGTGGACGCTCATTTTCTATCTTCCGCGTCGAGCGTGATTCACTGGTGCGCGTCTATGACAGCGGCGATGACTTTGAGCGCATCACCGCAGCGCGTTTCCCAGCGAACTTCAATGCTACAAACACCAGCAATGCACTCGACAACCGTAGTGATGACAAAGGACCAGAGCCTGAAGATGTCAAAATTGCACGCATTGGCGATAGCACCTATGCGTTCATTGGCTTGGAGCGTATCGGCGGTGTGATGATTTACAACATTACATCACCAACAGCGCCGCGCTTTGTTGCCTACATCAATAATCGCAATTTCAGTGTAACGCCGGGGGCAAGCACAGTGCTCTCGGGTGCAGTCGCAGGTCCAGTAGCAGCTGATCGTGTCGGTGATTTGGGCGCAGAAGGCTTGCTCATCATTCCGGGCAATCTTAGTCCAAACAGCCGGCCGCTGCTCGTGGTCGCAAATGAAGTGAGCGGTACAGTAACAACCATTCAACTAAGTGCAACAGCATCGGTGGAACAGCTTGCAGAGGTGATGCCGAAAGGTTTCGCGCTGGAACAAAACTATCCCAATCCTTTCAACCCAACGACAACGATTAGGTATTCCTTGCCACAAGCGGCACAAGTGAGTTTGAAAGTCTATGACATTCTCGGTCGAGAAGTAGCCCAGCTGGTAAATATGCGTCAAGCTGCAGGGGTCTATGTTGCGCAGTTTAATGCTGCAAATTTACCCAGTGGAATGTATTTCTACCGCTTAGAAGCAGGTTCATACAGAGAGACGCGAAAGATGATGCTCGTGAAGTAG
- a CDS encoding CoA-binding protein produces the protein MTIPEILKAYKTLAVVGQSDKPDRPSYSVSRYMLAHGYRVVPINPNLTKVFNQPCYPSLLDLPSEIQHTIEIVNIFRKPDSVQPIVDEAIAIGAKVIWMQLGITNEAARQKAEAAGLIVVQNHCIAVDHRLYLA, from the coding sequence ATGACAATCCCGGAAATTCTCAAGGCATATAAGACCCTTGCTGTAGTTGGGCAGTCTGACAAGCCTGATAGGCCCAGTTATTCCGTTTCGCGCTATATGCTTGCGCACGGCTACCGCGTGGTGCCTATCAATCCAAATTTGACAAAAGTGTTCAACCAACCGTGTTACCCGAGCCTCTTAGATTTGCCAAGCGAGATACAACACACAATTGAGATTGTCAATATTTTTCGCAAACCTGACAGTGTACAGCCTATTGTTGATGAGGCAATTGCAATTGGTGCAAAAGTTATCTGGATGCAACTGGGCATCACTAACGAAGCTGCACGCCAAAAAGCTGAAGCTGCTGGCTTGATTGTTGTTCAAAATCATTGCATTGCGGTTGACCACAGACTTTATTTAGCTTAA
- a CDS encoding glycosyl transferase, which translates to MLICASTVKLSVVIPTLNEERFIAKTLQSLAAQDLPSDVSFELLIVDGGSCDATVEVITRFFDTNDTLPVRIFRSITGRAFQLNCGANFATGEALLFLHADTVLSQNALAELARALQNPSVQYGYFAMDFDDAHPLARLYSAATRINSILTHYGDSGIFARRTFFEALGKFPEQELMEDLEFLFRARTLAEPTLIKTASLTTSARRFKKNGFFSQQLFNAYLVARYIFGANASELKQQYDAYRK; encoded by the coding sequence ATTCTAATTTGCGCATCGACTGTGAAACTCTCTGTTGTTATTCCCACACTGAACGAAGAGCGCTTCATTGCCAAGACCTTACAAAGCCTTGCAGCGCAAGACTTGCCGAGCGACGTCTCCTTCGAATTGCTTATTGTCGATGGGGGCAGCTGTGATGCGACAGTTGAAGTGATCACCAGATTTTTTGACACCAACGACACTTTGCCTGTGCGTATATTCCGCAGCATCACAGGTAGAGCCTTTCAACTCAATTGCGGGGCGAATTTTGCTACGGGTGAGGCTTTGCTTTTTCTTCACGCCGATACTGTGCTGTCTCAAAATGCTTTGGCTGAACTTGCACGCGCACTGCAAAATCCAAGTGTTCAGTATGGCTACTTTGCAATGGACTTCGACGATGCGCATCCACTTGCACGACTCTACAGCGCTGCTACACGCATCAACTCAATTCTGACACACTACGGCGACTCTGGCATTTTTGCGCGTCGGACTTTTTTTGAGGCATTAGGCAAATTTCCAGAGCAAGAGTTGATGGAAGACCTCGAGTTTCTCTTTCGCGCACGCACACTTGCCGAACCTACGCTTATCAAAACCGCTTCGCTTACTACCTCTGCACGTCGATTCAAGAAAAATGGATTTTTTTCGCAGCAACTCTTCAATGCCTACCTTGTTGCGCGCTACATCTTCGGCGCCAATGCCAGCGAGCTCAAACAGCAATACGATGCTTATCGCAAATGA